The following coding sequences lie in one Miscanthus floridulus cultivar M001 chromosome 9, ASM1932011v1, whole genome shotgun sequence genomic window:
- the LOC136479523 gene encoding uncharacterized protein — protein MHKDGEHGTMLRPRENGAIMDPTPMAFASLGLITCSASLLSSKAEHRSRGIGGAAVRPGDWAAARRRSSSARTDRRGAVLLRSKPNAGPSGVAARHVLRHGSPAAVAVARHDGNATRGSAGPRGARARAWWPGDDGVAGAGAQCGEEGEGQLRGSVDEPTRPRSSRTGEATGHRRFGARPGGGAVSHGGSVRMLDDGAAGSSDAGGGAVRGEIGGASRAAKEAAMAPRGGCGLDRCAEGSRSARSQGGTRSRGKKERGDVERLRAWPWRAAAAGVATSGRVLSAGEESERRLWSAHGVRRREKKEGGESSARLGS, from the coding sequence TCTTGGATTGATAACCTGCTCAGCTTCCCTCCTTTCCTCCAAGGCAGAGCATCGGAGCAGAGGAATCGGCGGCGCCGCGGTGAGGCCGGGCGACTGGGCAGCGGCGAGACGGCGGTCGAGCTCGGCGCGGACAGACCGACGAGGCGCAGTGCTGCTACGCAGCAAGCCCAACGCGGGGCCAAGTGGCGTGGCAGCCAGGCACGTGCTGCGGCACGGCAGCCCAGCGGCGGTTGCGGTGGCGCGTCACGATGGGAACGCGACGCGGGGCAGCGCGGGACCGAGGGGCGCGCGCGCTCGCGCGTGGTGGCCCGGCGACGATGGCGTAGCCGGGGCAGGCGCGCAGTGCGGGGAGGAAGGGGAGGGGCAGCTCCGAGGCAGTGTAGACGAACCCACGCGGCCGAGGAGCTCGCGCACGGGAGAAGCCACGGGGCACAGACGCTTTGGAGCGCGGCCCGGAGGAGGCGCTGTGAGTCACGGCGGCTCGGTGCGGATGCTCGACGACGGGGCAGCAGGGAGCTCCGACGCTGGAGGTGGAGCAGTGCGAGGAGAAATCGGCGGCGCTAGCAGAGCGGCgaaggaggcggccatggcgcccCGTGGTGGCTGCGGACTCGACCGGTGCGCCGAGGGCAGCAGGTCCGCGCGGAGTCAAGGAGGCACGCGCTCGCGAGGGAAAAAGGAAAGGGGTGACGTTGAGCGGCTGCGGGCGTGGCCATGGCGTGCTGCGGCAGCAGGCGTGGCCACGTCTGGCCGGGTGCTCAGCGCTGGCGAGGAGAGCGAGCGGCGCTTGTGGTCTGCTCATGGAGTGCGCCGCAGAGAGAAAAAGGAGGGAGGGGAAAGCagcgctcggctcggctcgtaa
- the LOC136481597 gene encoding aldehyde oxidase GLOX-like: protein MKRLKDRMHACSAAMPKPRSFLLHLLLIASCIANAAAAADDAPLQEPTTPSSFQGEWKLLHASIGVSAMHMQLLPGDFVLMFDRTDTGPSNISLAALAPCATTADGADCTAHSVLLDLRSNVLHPYPLATNPWCSSGALLPNGTLLQTGGFSNGDRIARLFSPATGWVELPSFLAARRWYATDMILPDGRVLILGGRRQFNLEYFPHADAAPALTFFPFLDETTEPDAENNLYPFLHLLPDGTVFVFANDRAVVFDPYNRAPLRRLPAVPGGVPRNYPSSGSSVLLPLRPDAPAHAEVLVCGGAPRGAYHLALRNGTFVPADRTCARVAPTDPDPVVWAIEEMPMARVMGDMVLLPTGDVLIVNGAAAGTAGWELGREPVTRPVLYRPDAPLGARFDHASSPLAASAVPRMYHSSAALDTYGRVLVGGSNPHVGYVFANVTYPTELSLEAFLPPYMDPRHDGARPRLLLAPDEVGYGEATAVKFVIPAGMVAEGAGAGVEVVRVVAVAPAFATHSFGMNQRVVELAVGRVAELEVGVYEAVVAAPPTPGVAPPGYYMWFVVHAGVPSSSAAWVRMRPLGPAT, encoded by the coding sequence ATGAAAAGGCTTAAAgatcgcatgcatgcatgctcagCAGCCATGCCCAAGCCAAGATCcttccttctccacctcctcctgatcGCCAGCTGCATCGCcaacgccgccgctgccgccgatgATGCCCCGTTGCAGGAGCCCACCACGCCGTCGTCGTTCCAGGGAGAATGGAAGCTCCTCCATGCGAGCATCGGCGTCTCGGCGATGCACATGCAGCTGCTGCCGGGGGACTTCGTCCTGATGTTCGACCGCACCGACACGGGGCCCTCCAACATCTCGCTGGCCGCGCTGGCGCCGTGCGCGACCACCGCCGACGGCGCCGACTGCACGGCTCACTCGGTGCTCCTGGACCTCCGCTCCAACGTGCTGCACCCGTACCCACTGGCCACCAACCCGTGGTGCTCGTCCGGGGCGCTGCTCCCCAACGGCACGCTCCTCCAGACCGGCGGCTTCTCCAACGGCGACCGCATCGCGCGGCTCTTCTCCCCGGCCACGGGCTGGGTGGAGCTCCCGTCGTTCCTCGCCGCGCGGCGGTGGTACGCCACCGACATGATCCTCCCCGACGGGCGCGTGCTCATCCTCGGCGGGCGGCGGCAGTTCAACCTCGAGTACTTCCCgcacgccgacgccgcgccggcGCTGACGTTCTTCCCGTTCCTGGACGAGACGACGGAGCCCGACGCGGAGAACAACCTGTACCCGTTCCTCCACCTCCTCCCCGACGGCACCGTCTTCGTCTTCGCCAACGACCGCGCCGTCGTCTTCGACCCCTACAACCGCGCGCCGCTCCGCCGCCTCCCCGCCGTGCCCGGCGGCGTGCCGAGAAACTACCCGTCGTCGGGCTCGTCCGTGCTCCTCCCGCTCCGCCCCGACGCGCCCGCGCACGCCGAGGTGCTGGTGTGCGGCGGCGCGCCGCGGGGCGCGTACCACCTGGCGCTGCGGAACGGCACGTTCGTGCCCGCCGACCGGACCTGCGCCCGCGTCGCGCCGACGGACCCGGACCCGGTGGTGTGGGCGATCGAGGAGATGCCGATGGCCAGGGTGATGGGCGACATGGTGCTGCTGCCCACGGGCGACGTGCTGATCGTGAACGGCGCGGCGGCGGGCACCGCCGGGTGGGAGCTGGGGCGGGAGCCCGTCACGCGGCCCGTGCTGTACAGGCCCGACGCGCCGCTGGGGGCGCGGTTCGATCACGCGTCGTCGCCGCTGGCGGCGTCGGCGGTGCCAAGGATGTACCACTCGTCGGCGGCGCTGGACACGTACGGCCGCGTGCTGGTGGGCGGCAGCAACCCGCACGTCGGGTACGTGTTCGCCAACGTCACGTACCCGACGGAGCTGAGCCTGGAGGCGTTCTTGCCGCCGTACATGGACCCGCGCCACGACGGCGCGCGGccgcggctgctgctggcgccGGACGAGGTTGGGTACGGCGAGGCGACGGCCGTTAAGTTCGTGATACCCGCCGGGATGGTGGCGGAAGGTGCGGGTGCGGGCGTGGAGGTGGTACGGGTGGTCGCGGTGGCTCCGGCGTTCGCGACGCACTCGTTCGGGATGAACCAGCGCGTGGTGGAGCTCGCCGTGGGGAGGGTGGCGGAGCTGGAGGTCGGGGTTTACGAGGCCGTGGTCGCCGCGCCGCCGACGCCCGGGGTGGCGCCGCCCGGGTACTACATGTGGTTCGTGGTGCACGCCGGCGTGCCCAGCAGCAGCGCCGCGTGGGTGCGCATGCGGCCGCTCGGGCCAGCCACCTGA
- the LOC136479524 gene encoding phosphoglucomutase, cytoplasmic 2-like, which translates to MVVTDKDLPDVDISVVGLTSFSGPDVPFDVDVFDSSVHYIKLMNYRHHFRTIFDFEAIKKLLASQKFTFCYDALHGVAGAYARHIFVEELGADESSLLNCVSKPHLCKRVG; encoded by the exons ATGGTCGTCACTGATAAAG ACCTTCCAGAT GTTGATATTTCTGTTGTCGGTCTCACCAGCTTCAGTGGACCCGATGTCCCCTTTGATGTGGATGTCTTTGACTCTAGTGTACATTACATCAAGTTAATGAA TTACCGCCATCATTTCCGGACAATTTTTGACTTTGAAGCAATAAAAAAGCTGCTGGCTTCCCAAAAGTTTACATTCTG TTATGATGCGCTCCATGGTGTTGCTGGAGCTTATGCCAGACACATCTTTGTGGAAGAGCTTGGTGCTGATGAAAGCTCGCTGTTGAATTGTGTCTCGAAA CCTCACCTATGCAAAAGAGTTGGTTGA
- the LOC136481598 gene encoding phosphoglucomutase, cytoplasmic 2-like isoform X2, whose product MDLGKSSSNVEPPEFGAAADGDADRNMILGKRFFVAPSDSVAIIAANAVQSIPYFASGLKGVARSMPISAAFDVVAKNLNLKFFEVPTGRKFFGNLMDAGMCSICGEESFGTGSDHIREKDGIWAVLAWLSIIAFKNKDDLGGDKLVSVEDIVRQHWATYGCHYYTRYDYENVGAGAAKELMANLGSMQSSLSDVNKLIKEIRSDVSEVVVADEFEYKDPVDGSVSKHQGIQYLFGDGSRLVFRLSGTGSVGATIRVYIEQYEKGSSKTGRDSQDALAPLVVALKLSKMQEYTGRSAPTVIT is encoded by the exons ATGGATCTTGGAAAGTCATCCTCAAATGTTGAGCCCCCTGAATTTGGCGCTGCAGCTGATGGAGATGCTGATCGCAACATGATTCTGGGTAAAAG ATTCTTTGTGGCACCATCGGACTCTGTTGCCATTATCGCGGCCAATGCTGTCCAATCAATTCCTTACTTTGCTTCTGGCCTCAAGGGAGTTGCCAG GAGCATGCCAATATCTGCTGCCTTTGATGTTGTTGCAAAGAATTTGAATCTCAAGTTCTTTGAG GTGCCTACTGGGCGGAAGTTTTTTGGGAATTTGATGGATGCTGGAATGTGCTCAATCTGTGGTGAAGAAAGCTTTGGCACTG GGTCTGACCACATTCGTGAGAAGGATGGCATCTGGGCtgtgcttgcatggctttctattATTGCTTTCAAGAATAAGGACGACCTTGGAGGAGATAAGCTTGTCAGTGTTGAAGATATTGTCCGTCAGCACTGGGCCACATATGGTTGCCATTATTACACACGCTATGACTATGAG AATGTTGGCGCGGGGGCTGCTAAGGAGCTTATGGCAAACCTAGGAAGCATGCAGTCATCACTTTCTGATGTCAACAA GCTGATCAAGGAGATCCGGTCTGATGTTTCTGAAGTAGTTGTAGCTGACGAGTTTGAGTACAAGGATCCTGTTGATGGCTCTGTGTCCAAGCACCAGGGCATCCAATACCTCTTCGGAGATGGTTCACGGCTG GTGTTCCGCCTCTCTGGAACTGGTTCTGTTGGTGCCACCATCCGTGTCTACATCGAGCAGTACGAGAAGGGTTCCTCCAAGACCGGCAGGGATTCACAGGATGCCCTTGCTCCGTTG GTTGTTGCGCTCAAGCTCTCCAAGATGCAAGAGTACACTGGCCGCTCTGCCCCGACCGTTATCACATAA
- the LOC136481598 gene encoding phosphoglucomutase, cytoplasmic 2-like isoform X1 translates to MDLGKSSSNVEPPEFGAAADGDADRNMILGKRFFVAPSDSVAIIAANAVQSIPYFASGLKGVASCRSMPISAAFDVVAKNLNLKFFEVPTGRKFFGNLMDAGMCSICGEESFGTGSDHIREKDGIWAVLAWLSIIAFKNKDDLGGDKLVSVEDIVRQHWATYGCHYYTRYDYENVGAGAAKELMANLGSMQSSLSDVNKLIKEIRSDVSEVVVADEFEYKDPVDGSVSKHQGIQYLFGDGSRLVFRLSGTGSVGATIRVYIEQYEKGSSKTGRDSQDALAPLVVALKLSKMQEYTGRSAPTVIT, encoded by the exons ATGGATCTTGGAAAGTCATCCTCAAATGTTGAGCCCCCTGAATTTGGCGCTGCAGCTGATGGAGATGCTGATCGCAACATGATTCTGGGTAAAAG ATTCTTTGTGGCACCATCGGACTCTGTTGCCATTATCGCGGCCAATGCTGTCCAATCAATTCCTTACTTTGCTTCTGGCCTCAAGGGAGTTGCCAG TTGCAGGAGCATGCCAATATCTGCTGCCTTTGATGTTGTTGCAAAGAATTTGAATCTCAAGTTCTTTGAG GTGCCTACTGGGCGGAAGTTTTTTGGGAATTTGATGGATGCTGGAATGTGCTCAATCTGTGGTGAAGAAAGCTTTGGCACTG GGTCTGACCACATTCGTGAGAAGGATGGCATCTGGGCtgtgcttgcatggctttctattATTGCTTTCAAGAATAAGGACGACCTTGGAGGAGATAAGCTTGTCAGTGTTGAAGATATTGTCCGTCAGCACTGGGCCACATATGGTTGCCATTATTACACACGCTATGACTATGAG AATGTTGGCGCGGGGGCTGCTAAGGAGCTTATGGCAAACCTAGGAAGCATGCAGTCATCACTTTCTGATGTCAACAA GCTGATCAAGGAGATCCGGTCTGATGTTTCTGAAGTAGTTGTAGCTGACGAGTTTGAGTACAAGGATCCTGTTGATGGCTCTGTGTCCAAGCACCAGGGCATCCAATACCTCTTCGGAGATGGTTCACGGCTG GTGTTCCGCCTCTCTGGAACTGGTTCTGTTGGTGCCACCATCCGTGTCTACATCGAGCAGTACGAGAAGGGTTCCTCCAAGACCGGCAGGGATTCACAGGATGCCCTTGCTCCGTTG GTTGTTGCGCTCAAGCTCTCCAAGATGCAAGAGTACACTGGCCGCTCTGCCCCGACCGTTATCACATAA
- the LOC136481598 gene encoding phosphoglucomutase, cytoplasmic 2-like isoform X3: protein MDLGKSSSNVEPPEFGAAADGDADRNMILGKSCRSMPISAAFDVVAKNLNLKFFEVPTGRKFFGNLMDAGMCSICGEESFGTGSDHIREKDGIWAVLAWLSIIAFKNKDDLGGDKLVSVEDIVRQHWATYGCHYYTRYDYENVGAGAAKELMANLGSMQSSLSDVNKLIKEIRSDVSEVVVADEFEYKDPVDGSVSKHQGIQYLFGDGSRLVFRLSGTGSVGATIRVYIEQYEKGSSKTGRDSQDALAPLVVALKLSKMQEYTGRSAPTVIT, encoded by the exons ATGGATCTTGGAAAGTCATCCTCAAATGTTGAGCCCCCTGAATTTGGCGCTGCAGCTGATGGAGATGCTGATCGCAACATGATTCTGGGTAAAAG TTGCAGGAGCATGCCAATATCTGCTGCCTTTGATGTTGTTGCAAAGAATTTGAATCTCAAGTTCTTTGAG GTGCCTACTGGGCGGAAGTTTTTTGGGAATTTGATGGATGCTGGAATGTGCTCAATCTGTGGTGAAGAAAGCTTTGGCACTG GGTCTGACCACATTCGTGAGAAGGATGGCATCTGGGCtgtgcttgcatggctttctattATTGCTTTCAAGAATAAGGACGACCTTGGAGGAGATAAGCTTGTCAGTGTTGAAGATATTGTCCGTCAGCACTGGGCCACATATGGTTGCCATTATTACACACGCTATGACTATGAG AATGTTGGCGCGGGGGCTGCTAAGGAGCTTATGGCAAACCTAGGAAGCATGCAGTCATCACTTTCTGATGTCAACAA GCTGATCAAGGAGATCCGGTCTGATGTTTCTGAAGTAGTTGTAGCTGACGAGTTTGAGTACAAGGATCCTGTTGATGGCTCTGTGTCCAAGCACCAGGGCATCCAATACCTCTTCGGAGATGGTTCACGGCTG GTGTTCCGCCTCTCTGGAACTGGTTCTGTTGGTGCCACCATCCGTGTCTACATCGAGCAGTACGAGAAGGGTTCCTCCAAGACCGGCAGGGATTCACAGGATGCCCTTGCTCCGTTG GTTGTTGCGCTCAAGCTCTCCAAGATGCAAGAGTACACTGGCCGCTCTGCCCCGACCGTTATCACATAA
- the LOC136481598 gene encoding phosphoglucomutase, cytoplasmic 2-like isoform X4 — MDLGKSSSNVEPPEFGAAADGDADRNMILGKRSMPISAAFDVVAKNLNLKFFEVPTGRKFFGNLMDAGMCSICGEESFGTGSDHIREKDGIWAVLAWLSIIAFKNKDDLGGDKLVSVEDIVRQHWATYGCHYYTRYDYENVGAGAAKELMANLGSMQSSLSDVNKLIKEIRSDVSEVVVADEFEYKDPVDGSVSKHQGIQYLFGDGSRLVFRLSGTGSVGATIRVYIEQYEKGSSKTGRDSQDALAPLVVALKLSKMQEYTGRSAPTVIT, encoded by the exons ATGGATCTTGGAAAGTCATCCTCAAATGTTGAGCCCCCTGAATTTGGCGCTGCAGCTGATGGAGATGCTGATCGCAACATGATTCTGGGTAAAAG GAGCATGCCAATATCTGCTGCCTTTGATGTTGTTGCAAAGAATTTGAATCTCAAGTTCTTTGAG GTGCCTACTGGGCGGAAGTTTTTTGGGAATTTGATGGATGCTGGAATGTGCTCAATCTGTGGTGAAGAAAGCTTTGGCACTG GGTCTGACCACATTCGTGAGAAGGATGGCATCTGGGCtgtgcttgcatggctttctattATTGCTTTCAAGAATAAGGACGACCTTGGAGGAGATAAGCTTGTCAGTGTTGAAGATATTGTCCGTCAGCACTGGGCCACATATGGTTGCCATTATTACACACGCTATGACTATGAG AATGTTGGCGCGGGGGCTGCTAAGGAGCTTATGGCAAACCTAGGAAGCATGCAGTCATCACTTTCTGATGTCAACAA GCTGATCAAGGAGATCCGGTCTGATGTTTCTGAAGTAGTTGTAGCTGACGAGTTTGAGTACAAGGATCCTGTTGATGGCTCTGTGTCCAAGCACCAGGGCATCCAATACCTCTTCGGAGATGGTTCACGGCTG GTGTTCCGCCTCTCTGGAACTGGTTCTGTTGGTGCCACCATCCGTGTCTACATCGAGCAGTACGAGAAGGGTTCCTCCAAGACCGGCAGGGATTCACAGGATGCCCTTGCTCCGTTG GTTGTTGCGCTCAAGCTCTCCAAGATGCAAGAGTACACTGGCCGCTCTGCCCCGACCGTTATCACATAA